The following proteins are encoded in a genomic region of Lachnospiraceae bacterium KM106-2:
- a CDS encoding RND multidrug efflux transporter, which yields MLSKLSVKKPYTVVVAVVLAIILGVVTFTEMTPDLLPSIDLPYAIVMTTYVGASPEEVEQTVTRPVEQSMATINNIKDVSSVSNENVSMVILEFNDSVNMDAVTIDIREKLDLASANWKDEIGTPTIMKLNPDMLPIITAAVDVKGMSSKELSQYVNDKVIPSLESVEGVASVTGTGLIDHSVNVVINQKKIDKINKKLKESVQKKMDKASDKIDSAKDKLDDGEKKVTSQTDSFNSGIAQGESKISDAKLQLLLSEIQISNSEAELNKKETELKTSEKQLDAKEKELKEAEKKLSSKETKEGEKKAKEGLKTVNAAIATLEEQYTKLVVNKTSIEASIQQTMNQTSLTEVEKNAMLQSLNANLATVNKGISELNTKKEELETQKETLNNSLKTIQTSREQVTAGKKEIKTARTQIAQGKTAITKARKQLASGKTQVTTGKTALAQQEEKLNKTKTETTSKLNDASSQIKDGQKELSNQTSEFEKQKETALDSANVDNTITSDMVSNLLKAQNFSMPAGYVTEGDDKYMVRVGDKIKSMKELKNMVLFDLKVDGLRNVKLSDVADVFETSNADEIYAKVNGNDAVLLSIQKQNNYSTAAVSQKVKDKLSSLEKDKKGLGATYLMDQGIYINMVVDSVLNNLLVGGILAIIILFIFLRDIKPTFIIACSIPISVMVAIILMYFSGITLNIISLSGLAVGVGMLVDNSVVVIENIYRLRNKGVSAIKAAVTGAVQVAGAIIASTLTTICVFLPIVFVKGITKQLFTDMALTIAYSLGASLIVALTLVPMMSSRMLKNTKEKKHRVLDALINGYDVVIRKVLKHRFLMLLAVVIILVGSIVGAVRQGTAFMPDMDSTQITATLTMPEGSLLKDTKKSANEAMKRIEKIDGVDKVGAMSGNGNSMSMSSASDNVETASLYVLLKEDKKKTSIEIAKEIETACKGIKGKVTAEGSSMDMSSLGGSGISVRVTGTDLDELQKIAKDVAKKLKKVEGTKEVSDGIDHPSDEFRIVVDKAKAAKKGLTVATIYSDIKTLLTESTTATTLSQSGDEYDVNVANEGTSKLTRKKLKKHVIKTKDQTGAEISVKLSDVATFKEATSLSSIRRSSSTRYIDVAAQIKDGYNIGLVSQKVEKEFKNYSLPNGYELEFTGENETINESLGELVKMLLLAVVFIYLIMVAQFQSLLSPFIVLFTIPLAFTGGFLGLWLTGMEVSVISMIGFVMLSGIVVNNGIVLVDYINQLRLDGMEKREAIVEAGKVRMRPILMTALTTVLGLSSMALAKGMGSDMMQPIAIVTIGGLIYATIMTLFVVPVMYDILNRRHFKKISEEELEILDET from the coding sequence ATGTTATCAAAATTAAGTGTGAAAAAACCTTACACCGTTGTGGTAGCAGTGGTATTGGCTATTATCTTAGGTGTGGTAACCTTTACAGAAATGACGCCAGACTTACTGCCAAGTATTGATCTGCCATATGCGATCGTTATGACAACTTATGTTGGTGCAAGTCCAGAGGAAGTTGAACAGACGGTTACAAGGCCGGTTGAGCAATCAATGGCTACCATCAATAATATTAAGGATGTTAGCTCAGTTAGTAATGAAAACGTATCAATGGTTATTCTAGAATTTAATGATTCTGTTAACATGGATGCAGTTACCATTGATATTCGAGAAAAGTTAGATCTAGCTAGCGCCAATTGGAAAGATGAGATTGGAACTCCGACGATCATGAAGTTAAATCCGGATATGCTTCCAATCATAACAGCAGCAGTTGATGTAAAAGGAATGTCTTCTAAGGAGTTATCACAGTATGTGAATGATAAAGTAATTCCAAGTCTGGAAAGTGTAGAAGGTGTTGCAAGTGTTACTGGAACAGGATTGATCGATCATAGTGTAAATGTTGTAATTAATCAAAAGAAGATCGATAAAATAAATAAAAAGCTGAAAGAATCAGTACAAAAGAAGATGGATAAGGCTTCAGATAAGATTGATTCTGCAAAAGATAAGTTAGACGATGGAGAAAAGAAAGTAACTTCTCAGACAGATAGCTTTAATAGTGGAATCGCACAGGGAGAAAGCAAAATCTCTGATGCAAAGCTACAGTTATTGTTATCGGAAATTCAGATCAGCAATAGTGAAGCCGAACTGAATAAGAAAGAGACAGAACTTAAAACAAGTGAAAAGCAGCTAGATGCAAAGGAAAAAGAATTAAAAGAAGCGGAAAAGAAGCTATCTTCTAAGGAAACGAAAGAAGGAGAAAAGAAGGCAAAAGAAGGACTTAAGACAGTTAATGCAGCAATAGCTACTTTGGAAGAGCAGTATACTAAATTAGTAGTCAATAAGACTTCAATTGAAGCATCAATTCAGCAGACAATGAATCAGACTTCTTTAACTGAAGTAGAAAAAAATGCAATGTTACAATCCTTAAATGCCAATTTAGCAACAGTAAATAAGGGTATTTCAGAGCTTAATACAAAGAAAGAAGAATTAGAGACTCAGAAAGAGACTTTAAATAATTCATTGAAGACGATTCAGACTTCACGTGAGCAAGTGACGGCAGGAAAGAAAGAGATTAAGACTGCAAGAACTCAAATTGCACAAGGAAAGACTGCGATCACAAAAGCAAGAAAGCAGTTGGCTTCTGGTAAAACGCAAGTAACTACAGGGAAGACTGCATTAGCACAACAAGAAGAAAAATTAAATAAAACAAAGACAGAAACTACATCTAAGTTAAATGATGCATCTAGTCAAATTAAAGACGGACAGAAAGAATTATCGAATCAAACTTCAGAGTTTGAAAAGCAGAAAGAGACAGCTTTAGATAGTGCCAATGTAGATAATACCATTACAAGTGATATGGTCAGCAATTTACTTAAGGCACAAAACTTCTCAATGCCAGCCGGTTATGTTACCGAAGGCGATGATAAGTATATGGTTCGAGTTGGAGATAAGATCAAATCGATGAAAGAACTTAAGAACATGGTTCTATTTGATCTTAAAGTTGATGGACTCAGAAATGTTAAGCTTTCTGATGTTGCAGATGTGTTTGAAACAAGCAATGCGGATGAAATTTATGCAAAAGTAAATGGTAATGATGCAGTCCTTTTATCAATTCAAAAACAGAATAACTATTCGACTGCAGCAGTATCTCAAAAAGTAAAAGATAAGTTAAGCAGTTTAGAGAAAGATAAGAAGGGACTTGGTGCTACTTATCTGATGGATCAGGGAATTTATATCAACATGGTTGTGGATTCTGTATTAAATAATCTTCTTGTTGGTGGAATTCTTGCTATTATTATTCTGTTTATCTTCTTACGAGATATCAAACCAACCTTTATTATTGCATGTTCGATACCGATCAGTGTAATGGTGGCTATTATTTTAATGTATTTTAGTGGAATTACATTAAATATCATATCGTTATCCGGACTTGCGGTAGGTGTCGGAATGTTAGTTGATAACTCGGTTGTTGTAATTGAAAATATTTACCGACTTAGAAATAAAGGGGTATCAGCAATTAAGGCAGCAGTAACCGGTGCGGTTCAAGTAGCAGGAGCTATTATTGCATCTACTCTTACAACGATCTGTGTATTCTTGCCAATCGTATTCGTAAAAGGTATTACAAAACAGTTATTTACTGATATGGCGCTTACAATCGCATACTCATTAGGAGCAAGTTTAATTGTAGCGTTAACATTAGTTCCGATGATGTCATCAAGAATGCTTAAGAATACGAAAGAGAAGAAGCATAGAGTATTAGATGCCTTGATCAATGGATATGATGTTGTAATTCGTAAAGTATTAAAACATAGATTTTTAATGCTTCTTGCAGTAGTAATTATTTTAGTTGGAAGTATCGTAGGAGCAGTTCGTCAGGGTACTGCATTTATGCCAGATATGGATAGTACTCAGATTACAGCTACATTGACAATGCCAGAAGGAAGCTTATTAAAGGATACGAAGAAATCTGCTAATGAGGCAATGAAACGAATTGAGAAGATCGATGGTGTTGATAAAGTTGGTGCTATGTCGGGTAATGGAAATAGTATGTCTATGTCATCAGCTTCCGATAATGTTGAGACAGCGTCTTTATATGTATTGTTAAAGGAAGATAAAAAGAAGACATCAATTGAAATTGCAAAAGAAATTGAAACTGCATGTAAAGGAATCAAGGGAAAAGTAACAGCAGAAGGTTCATCCATGGATATGAGTTCACTTGGAGGTTCTGGAATTTCTGTACGTGTTACAGGTACAGATCTAGATGAGTTACAAAAGATTGCAAAAGATGTAGCGAAGAAATTAAAGAAAGTAGAAGGTACAAAAGAGGTATCTGACGGAATCGATCATCCAAGCGATGAATTTAGAATTGTAGTAGATAAAGCGAAGGCAGCTAAAAAAGGTCTTACAGTAGCTACAATCTATTCTGATATTAAGACACTTCTAACAGAGTCTACAACAGCTACGACATTATCACAAAGCGGAGACGAGTATGATGTCAATGTTGCAAATGAAGGAACAAGTAAACTTACAAGAAAGAAATTGAAAAAGCACGTGATCAAGACAAAGGATCAAACAGGTGCAGAAATAAGTGTTAAATTAAGTGACGTTGCAACATTTAAAGAAGCAACCAGCCTTTCTAGTATTAGACGAAGCTCATCCACTCGTTATATCGATGTAGCAGCTCAGATTAAAGACGGATATAATATTGGTTTGGTTAGTCAGAAAGTAGAAAAGGAATTTAAGAATTATTCTCTTCCAAATGGTTATGAACTTGAATTTACTGGTGAGAATGAGACAATTAACGAATCTTTAGGCGAGTTAGTAAAAATGTTATTATTAGCAGTCGTATTTATTTATCTTATTATGGTTGCACAGTTCCAATCATTATTATCACCATTCATTGTATTATTTACAATTCCATTGGCATTTACCGGAGGTTTCCTTGGTTTATGGTTAACTGGAATGGAAGTTAGTGTTATTTCTATGATCGGATTTGTTATGCTTTCTGGTATTGTTGTTAATAATGGTATTGTATTGGTTGATTATATTAATCAGTTAAGATTAGATGGTATGGAGAAACGAGAGGCAATTGTAGAGGCAGGTAAAGTTCGTATGAGACCAATTTTAATGACAGCGTTAACGACAGTACTTGGATTATCTTCTATGGCTCTTGCAAAAGGAATGGGATCTGACATGATGCAGCCAATTGCAATTGTTACAATCGGCGGATTAATATATGCAACGATCATGACTTTATTTGTAGTCCCTGTTATGTACGATATCCTAAATAGACGTCATTTCAAGAAAATCAGTGAAGAAGAATTAGAGATTTTAGATGAAACTTGA
- a CDS encoding rRNA methylase, with protein MISSASNPQIKNIVELQKKARERKKQRLFVVEGIKMVEEAKKNGLQKAYIEEAYCEQLQNERPEFFEDLNYEVVSDKVYKHMTETVTPQGILAVVTMPIYSLDDVLNQENGCYMVLENLRDPGNMGTIIRASEGAGVAGVIMSRESVDVFNPKVIRSTMGSIYRVPFIYVDDFAGTLNLMKSKSITLYAAHLKGRNNYDQEDYKKACGILIGNEANGLTEEASMQADVLVKIPMCGQVESLNAAIASALFMYEAARQRRN; from the coding sequence ATGATTAGTAGTGCGAGTAATCCACAGATTAAGAATATTGTTGAATTGCAGAAAAAAGCAAGAGAACGAAAGAAACAACGACTATTTGTTGTTGAGGGAATCAAAATGGTTGAGGAAGCTAAGAAAAATGGTTTACAGAAAGCTTATATTGAAGAAGCTTATTGTGAGCAGCTTCAGAATGAGCGACCAGAATTTTTTGAGGACCTTAATTATGAAGTGGTTTCGGATAAAGTGTATAAGCATATGACGGAGACAGTTACCCCTCAAGGTATCTTGGCGGTTGTAACAATGCCAATTTACTCATTGGATGATGTTTTGAATCAGGAAAATGGTTGCTATATGGTATTAGAGAATCTTAGAGATCCAGGTAATATGGGAACCATCATTCGTGCCTCTGAGGGAGCAGGAGTTGCTGGTGTTATTATGAGCCGTGAATCAGTTGATGTGTTTAATCCTAAAGTAATTCGTTCAACAATGGGTTCTATTTATCGTGTACCATTTATCTATGTTGATGATTTTGCAGGAACATTGAATCTAATGAAATCCAAATCAATTACATTATATGCAGCACATTTAAAAGGACGTAATAATTATGATCAGGAAGATTATAAGAAAGCATGTGGTATCTTAATTGGAAATGAGGCCAATGGTCTTACAGAAGAAGCTTCAATGCAAGCGGATGTATTAGTAAAGATTCCTATGTGCGGTCAAGTAGAGTCACTAAATGCAGCAATAGCTTCTGCGTTATTCATGTATGAAGCAGCGAGACAGAGAAGAAACTAG
- a CDS encoding Trk system potassium uptake protein TrkA has protein sequence MEKKEFVVFGLGRFGKSVATTLAESGCEVLVVDENEDKIQEMADIVTYAVKADVCDAEMMESLGISNFDGAVVAIGEDLEASVMVTILAKELGIPYVLAKAQTEIHAKVLKKVGADQVVYPEKETGIRIANNLLMGNFFNAIELSCTTSMMEIDLPESWEGQSLAELNLRAKYKVNVIGIKQHDVLNINPDADQILNKSDILVVIGKNDMLNKLASME, from the coding sequence ATGGAGAAGAAGGAATTTGTTGTATTTGGTTTAGGTAGATTTGGTAAGAGTGTTGCAACAACATTAGCTGAAAGCGGTTGTGAAGTATTAGTTGTAGATGAGAATGAAGATAAGATCCAGGAGATGGCAGACATTGTAACTTATGCAGTAAAAGCTGATGTATGTGATGCAGAAATGATGGAATCACTAGGAATCAGTAATTTTGATGGTGCAGTCGTTGCAATTGGAGAGGATTTAGAAGCTAGTGTAATGGTAACTATTCTTGCTAAAGAGTTAGGAATTCCTTATGTATTAGCGAAAGCACAGACAGAAATCCATGCTAAGGTACTAAAAAAGGTTGGTGCAGATCAAGTTGTATATCCTGAAAAGGAAACTGGTATCCGTATTGCAAATAACTTATTAATGGGTAATTTCTTTAATGCGATCGAATTGTCATGTACGACAAGTATGATGGAGATCGATCTTCCAGAATCATGGGAAGGTCAAAGCTTAGCAGAATTAAATCTTCGTGCAAAATATAAAGTAAATGTAATTGGTATTAAGCAGCATGATGTACTTAATATTAACCCAGATGCCGATCAGATCTTAAATAAGAGTGATATTTTAGTTGTAATAGGTAAAAATGATATGCTAAATAAATTAGCAAGTATGGAATAA
- a CDS encoding potassium uptake protein, integral membrane component, KtrB — MKESKAPRSSNYFKKGMAFLTRKRDFTTTQLIAYGFLGAILLGSILLTLPISAANGKATPYIDALFTSTTSICVTGLTTVNTLTHWSIFGQIVITFLMQFGGLGIVTITTTILLALRKRITLKERLLIQDAYNLDTLKGMVRLTIRILKGTLFIEGIGACLYAIQYVPEYGLIAGIGKSIFNAISAFCNAGMDLVGGSSLLPYQTNILINVTTMLLIIIGGIGYPVWWDILRISKERIKRKMTLRQMWRRLELHTKLVLTVTLVLIITGAVAILALEYNNPATIGNLNPGQKVMASTFQSVTTRTAGFLTIPQEKMTNASSAVCILLMFIGGSPSGTAGGIKTVTICVILLSVFSTIKGKQDAEIFKRKITDSYVKKAVAIFGLSFGFLLLATIALCMVEDAPFLDLLYETTSAIATVGLTRNVTGGLGTIGKLIIIITMYLGRIGPITLALAFNTRKKVSGRSLPAEKILVG; from the coding sequence ATGAAAGAAAGCAAAGCGCCAAGGAGCAGCAATTACTTTAAGAAGGGGATGGCTTTTTTGACTAGAAAAAGGGATTTCACAACGACTCAGTTAATTGCATATGGTTTTCTAGGAGCAATTTTGTTAGGATCGATTTTATTGACCCTTCCGATTTCAGCTGCAAATGGAAAAGCAACTCCCTATATCGATGCATTATTTACATCAACCACATCTATCTGTGTGACGGGACTTACAACGGTAAATACTCTGACTCATTGGAGTATCTTTGGACAGATTGTAATTACCTTCTTGATGCAGTTCGGTGGGTTAGGAATTGTTACGATCACAACGACTATTTTGTTGGCATTAAGAAAACGAATTACGTTGAAGGAACGTCTGTTGATTCAGGATGCGTATAACTTAGATACTTTAAAAGGAATGGTTCGATTAACCATCCGTATTTTAAAAGGAACTTTATTTATTGAAGGAATCGGCGCATGCCTTTATGCCATTCAATACGTACCCGAATATGGATTGATAGCGGGAATTGGAAAGTCTATTTTTAATGCGATATCAGCATTCTGTAATGCAGGTATGGATTTGGTGGGAGGATCTAGTTTATTACCTTATCAGACTAATATATTAATTAACGTTACAACAATGTTATTAATCATCATCGGTGGTATCGGTTATCCTGTCTGGTGGGATATTCTTCGAATCAGCAAAGAACGTATAAAGAGAAAAATGACTTTAAGACAAATGTGGAGAAGGTTAGAACTACATACAAAGTTAGTTCTTACGGTTACTCTTGTATTAATCATAACAGGAGCCGTTGCAATCCTTGCTTTAGAGTATAATAATCCTGCGACGATCGGTAATTTAAATCCAGGACAGAAAGTTATGGCATCTACCTTCCAGTCAGTTACAACAAGAACGGCAGGATTCCTTACAATTCCACAAGAGAAAATGACAAATGCATCTTCTGCAGTTTGTATTCTATTAATGTTTATTGGTGGTTCTCCATCAGGTACAGCAGGTGGTATTAAGACGGTAACGATTTGTGTTATTTTGTTATCGGTATTTTCAACAATTAAAGGAAAGCAAGATGCAGAAATATTTAAACGTAAGATTACAGATAGTTATGTGAAGAAAGCAGTCGCTATTTTCGGCTTAAGTTTTGGATTCTTGCTTTTAGCGACTATTGCACTATGTATGGTAGAAGATGCTCCATTTTTGGATCTATTATATGAGACTACATCGGCAATCGCTACGGTTGGTCTAACAAGAAATGTTACTGGTGGACTTGGCACAATTGGTAAACTGATCATTATCATTACTATGTATTTAGGACGTATTGGTCCAATTACATTGGCACTTGCATTCAATACTCGTAAGAAAGTAAGCGGAAGAAGTTTACCAGCAGAAAAAATCTTAGTAGGTTAG